One window of the Zea mays cultivar B73 chromosome 3, Zm-B73-REFERENCE-NAM-5.0, whole genome shotgun sequence genome contains the following:
- the LOC100276266 gene encoding uncharacterized protein LOC100276266 precursor — translation MAGYKAQGGALGVVLAVAALFAAAAMAMAVDDEHMYHWKCFKSCTGNCRDEDAFDDVVARHSEGSSHVVVAAVSGGKCKDRCLSECFEDLPALCYHQCVATNCLCYPPFSNEKVMCLKSCCNKCFHHGPPAPKPRPPMPGPPKPPAPAKPKPPPTPTPTPTPRPPAPKPPTPRAPPPPKKPCPCPPGSDEVEASENN, via the exons ATGGCGGGCTACAAAGCGCAGGGCGGGGCGCTCGGCGTCGTCCTGGCTGTCGCCGCGCTCTTCGCGGCGGCAGCGATGGCGATGGCGGTGGACGACGAGCACATGTACCACTGGAAGTGCTTCAAGTCGTGCACGGGGAACTGCCGCGACGAGGACGCCTTTGACGACGTCGTCGCCCGCCACTCCGAGGGCTCCTCCCACGTCGTCGTCGCTGCCGTCTCCGGCGGCAAGTGCAAGGACAGGTGCCTCAGCGAGTGCTTCGAGGACCTGCCGGCCCTCTGCTACCACCAGTGCGTCGCCACCAACTGCCTCTGCTACCCACCCT TTAGCAACGAGAAAGTGATGTGCCTGAAGAGCTGCTGCAACAAGTGCTTCCACCACGGCCCGCCTGCCCCGAAGCCGAGGCCGCCAATGCCTGGTCCTCCGAAGCCGCCTGCCCCGGCGAAGCCCAAGCCaccgccgacgccgacgccgacgccgacgccgagGCCGCCAGCGCCAAAGCCACCGACGCCCAGGGCGCCGCCACCGCCAAAGAAGCCGTGTCCCTGCCCCCCCGGCAGCGACGAGGTCGAGGCCAGCGAAAACAACTGA